In Brassica rapa cultivar Chiifu-401-42 chromosome A06, CAAS_Brap_v3.01, whole genome shotgun sequence, a single window of DNA contains:
- the LOC103873709 gene encoding uncharacterized protein LOC103873709 has translation MSEKVNPDTRTSLVLDKHNRFKYLFVALRASIEGFEYMRKVITVDATFLKTVEGGCLVISTAQDPNLHHYPIACAVVDGEKNESWKWFFTTLKTVIPDSTELVFVSDRNTSLIKAVAEVYPISKHEFCIWHLSHNVKETEFDKQYKEFRERYPSCAVYLDKCVDVKKWAKCHFPGARYNIDTSNCAESLNALFENARRMDLLPMLDTVIDKMAEWFNRHRKDAAEGPSSRKLVPHVENKMHDRVPKGSKLIVTSLNSFELEYSVIGEDGKTYIVDLQKHTCSCRKFDIDKFPCRHAIGAIVKCLKHDRPVQVSDMYAFISTYYFIELWPLAYRWTVYPVPHMTHWKVPPEVAAKCPLPPEYKKKRREESRKKDFLRQEKDGPVIISISGIGVWLAISTAHRELKELKDQKGHKGHKGHKGHMRHKGLKGLKDHKALKEQKEQKEHKGLEGLKEHKRLKEHKGLKEHRGLKDHKAVKEQKDSKALKELNVRKISENFVKRCVI, from the exons ATGTCAGAGAAGGTGAACCCAGATACAAGAACAAGTTTGGTACTGGATAAACACAACCGGTTCAAATACCTATTTGTTGCGTTGAGAGCCTCCATTGAAGGTTTTGAATACATGAGGAAAGTCATCACTGTGGATGCAACTTTCCTGAAGACTGTTGAAGGTGGTTGTTTAGTTATTTCCACGGCTCAGGATCCAAACCTTCACCATTATCCAATTGCCTGTGCTGTCGTTGATGGGGAGAAAAACGAAAGCTGGAAGTGGTTTTTCACGACGCTGAAAACTGTTATACCGGATTCGACGGAATTGGTGTTTGTTTCAGACAGAAATACAAGTCTGATAAAAGCTGTTGCTGAAGTGTATCCGATATCTAAACATGAGTTTTGTATCTGGCATCTATCGCACAATGTGAAAG AGACTGAGTTTGATAAGCAGTATAAAGAATTTAGGGAGAGGTATCCATCGTGTGCTGTGTATCTTGATAAATGTGTCGATGTAAAAAAGTGGGCGAAGTGTCATTTCCCTGGTGCAAGGTACAACATAGACACCTCTAATTGTGCGGAGTCTTTGAATGCGCTGTTTGAAAATGCGCGAAGGATGGATTTATTGCCTATGCTTGATACAGTTATTGACAAAATGGCTGAGTGGTTCAACAGACATAGGAAGGATGCAGCAGAAGGACCATCGTCTCGAAAATTGGTTCCTCATGTGGAGAACAAAATGCATGACAGAGTACCGAAAGGTTCAAAACTTATAGTGACTTCGCTGAACAGTTTTGAGCTTGAATACAGTGTTATTGGAGAAGACGGGAAGACTTATATCGTGGATTTGCAGAAGCATACGTGCAGTTGCAGGAAGTTTGATATAGATAAATTCCCATGTAGACATGCAATAGGCGCTATCGTTAAGTGTTTGAAGCATGATAGACCAGTACAGGTGAGTGACATGTATGCTTTCATTTCGACTTATTACTTCATTGAATTGTGGCCTTTGGCGTATCGATGGACTGTATATCCAGTGCCTCATATGACTCATTGGAAGGTTCCACCAGAAGTCGCGGCTAAGTGTCCCTTACCTCCagagtacaaaaaaaaaagaagggaaGAAAGCAGGAAAAAAGATTTCCTGCGGCAGGAGAAAGACGGTCCCGTCATAATAAGTATATCCGGAATAGGGGTTTGGCTAGCTATTTCAACTGCTCACAGGGAGCTCAAGGAACTGAAGGATCAAAAGGGACACAAGGGACACAAGGGACACAAGGGACACATGAGACACAAGGGACTAAAGGGACTCAAGGATCACAAGGCACTCAAGGAACAGAAGGAACAGAAGGAACACAAGGGACTCGAGGGCCTCAAGGAGCACAAGAGACTCAAGGAACACAAGGGACTGAAGGAACACAGGGGACTCAAGGATCACAAGGCAGTCAAAGAACAGAAGGATTCCAAGGCACTCAAGGAGTTGAATGTGAGGAAAATCAGTGAAAACTTTGTGAAAAGATGCGTTATATGA
- the LOC117126257 gene encoding uncharacterized protein LOC117126257 — protein MGYSSTNIHFDYDGHCAKYGDDYEWIPSDSRLYGISFKTLDEITYSFLKERICKKKSIDPCLKRLNMSYIPLVVEPKRQSYILDDEDVYVYLTSVDKDERRSILHVEVIEEMEIVPVMEQQSVVEKESSYGGNYSELPSGLPEVEGNPGELTLVTGIEEAEIYLPGSERVENVVNGKTVEGGINVINGEADERGINVVNGEDGEGGVGLDNRVDNEGDVDNSMGVRPSWEYVELPRVAKKIAVVKEWEDGLGLQLFQEFPSKEAVKDIIDRASQKNCFRISISNSDRSRYVVKCRGAAEGCKWGVRATANSEAFSIRTYMKMHSCSRAISSTGVKRKVTPRCVAAIVHKDYLGLYETPTAKVLLGLVQRKLGVEVSDTTCLRGKKQAIADMRGDPKT, from the exons ATGGGTTATTCTTCTACAAACATACACTTCGACTATGATGGACATTGTGCGAAATATGGAGATGATTATGAATGGATTCCAAGCGATAGTCGTTTGTATGGTATATCCTTTAAGACATTGGATGAGATCACTTATTCGTTTTTGAAGGAGAGGATATGCAAGAAGAAGAGCATAGATCCGTGTTTAAAGAGGCTGAATATGAGTTACATTCCACTGGTAGTAGAACCTAAGAGGCAATCATATATTTTGGATGATGAAGATGTGTATGTGTATCTGACATCAGTGGATAAAGACGAAAGAAGAAGTATTTTGCATGTAGAGGTCATCGAAGAAATGGAAATAGTTCCAGTAATGGAGCAACAATCAGTAGTTGAGAAAGAAAGCTCATATGGTGGGAACTATAGTGAGCTTCCGAGTGGATTACCCGAAGTTGAAG GTAATCCGGGTGAACTCACTCTAGTAACTGGCATTGAAGAAGCAGAAATATATCTACCGGGGTCTGAACGGGTGGAGAATGTTGTTAATGGAAAAACCGTGGAAGGGGGCATTAACGTTATTAATGGAGAAGCCGACGAAAGGGGCATTAATGTTGTTAATGGGGAAGACGGCGAAGGGGGCGTTGGTTTGGACAACAGAGTGGACAATGAGGGCGACGTGGATAACTCTATGGGTGTTCGTCCTAGTTGGGAATATGTTGAGCTCCCACGTGTTGCAAAAAAAATTGCAGTGGTTAAAGAGTGGGAAGATGGTTTGGGTCTTCAGTTGTTTCAAGAATTTCCGAGTAAAGAAGCTGTGAAAGATATTATTGATAGAGCATCACAGAAGAACTGTTTCAGAATCAGTATCTCCAACTCGGACAGGAGTCGATATGTGGTGAAATGTCGGGGAGCAGCTGAAGGTTGTAAATGGGGTGTGAGAGCTACAGCTAATTCTGAAGCGTTCTCGATTAGAACATACATGAAGATGCATTCATGCTCTCGCGCAATTTCAAGTACTGGAGTGAAAAGAAAAGTTACACCAAGATGTGTTGCAGCTATTGTGCATAAGGATTATCTGGGACTATATGAGACACCAACTGCGAAAGTCCTGCTCGGTCTGGTGCAAAGGAAATTGGGTGTGGAAGTGTCGGATACGACATGTTTGAGAGGAAAAAAGCAAGCTATTGCGGATATGCGTGGTGATCCCAAGACATGA
- the LOC103873604 gene encoding ras-related protein RABE1c: MAAPPARARADYDYLIKLLLIGDSGVGKSCLLLRFSDGSFTTSFITTIGIDFKIRTIELDGKRIKLQIWDTAGQERFRTITTAYYRGAMGILLVYDVTDESSFNNIRNWIRNIEQHASDNVNKILVGNKADMDESKRAVPTAKGQALADEYGIKFFETSAKTNLNVEEVFFSIGRDIKQRLSDTDSKAEPATIKISQTGQAAGAGQASQKSACCGS; the protein is encoded by the exons ATGGCTGCTCCACCTGCTAGGGCCAGAGCCGATTATGATTATCTCATTAAGCTTCTTTTGATTGGAGATAGTG gTGTGGGTAAAAGCTGCCTACTTCTACGTTTCTCTGATGGCTCCTTCACCACTAGCTTCATTACCACCATTGG CATTGACTTTAAGATCAGAACCATTGAGCTTGATGGCAAACGTATCAAGCTCCAGATTTGGGACACTGCTGGTCAAGAACGCTTCCGCACTATCACCACTG CTTATTACCGTGGGGCAATGGGCATTTTGCTAGTGTATGATGTCACAGACGAGTCTTCCTTCAACA ACATTAGAAACTGGATTCGTAATATCGAACAACATGCTTCTGATAATGTTAACAAGATCTTGGTTGGCAACAAGGCTGACATGGATGAAAGCAAGAGG GCTGTACCTACAGCAAAGGGCCAGGCTCTTGCTGATGAGTACGGAATTAAGTTCTTCGAAACA AGTGCTAAGACAAACTTAAACGTGGAAGAAGTTTTCTTCTCGATAGGGAGGGACATTAAGCAGAGGCTTTCTGACACTGACTCCAAGGCAGAG CCTGCGACGATCAAGATAAGCCAAACAGGCCAGGCCGCTGGAGCCGGGCAGGCCTCACAGAAGTCTGCATGCTGTGGAAGTTAA
- the LOC103873602 gene encoding zinc finger protein ZAT8-like, which yields MVARSENLDQTVEDTEATCLMLLSRVGECGRERGETRVFRCKTCMKEFSSFQALGGHRASHKKPVNNSSDEQSSSLSSGSVTKKTKKPLSHTCPICGLEFPMGQALGGHMRKHRNEKERGALVTRSFLPEAKFTTLKKSSSGKRVACFGMGLDPMERVINLKLELGRTIY from the coding sequence ATGGTTGCAAGAAGTGAGAATCTTGATCAGACAGTGGAAGACACGGAGGCTACCTGTTTGATGCTGTTATCGAGAGTAGGTGAATGCGGCCGAGAAAGAGGAGAGACTCGCGTTTTCAGATGCAAGACTTGTATGAAAGAGTTCTCATCGTTCCAAGCTTTAGGAGGCCATCGGGCAAGCCACAAGAAGCCAGTTAACAACAGCAGTGACGAACAGTCGTCATCACTTTCTTCAGGATCCGTCACTAAGAAGACCAAAAAGCCGTTGTCGCATACTTGTCCGATATGTGGCTTGGAGTTTCCGATGGGACAAGCTCTTGGGGGTCACATGAGGAAGCATAGGAACGAGAAAGAAAGAGGCGCGTTGGTTACACGCTCTTTTTTGCCGGAGGCGAAGTTTACGACTTTGAAGAAATCGAGCAGTGGGAAAAGAGTGGCGTGTTTTGGTATGGGATTGGATCCGATGGAGAGAGTGATCAACTTGAAGTTGGAGTTGGGAAGAACAATCTATTGA
- the LOC103873603 gene encoding zinc finger protein ZAT8-like, translated as MVARSESFDRTVEDTTTNCLMLLSRVGECGGGDVEGRVFRCKTCMKEFSSFHALGVHRVSHKKPVSNSSGEEQLGIFIKKKTKKTGWHHRCSICGLEFEMGQALGGHMRKHWNKEDSGGALITHSFFPEAAMTRTLKETSKEKGVACLEPGSDSIEGINLKLELGRTMY; from the coding sequence ATGGTTGCAAGAAGTGAGAGTTTTGACCGGACGGTGGAAGATACGACAACCAATTGTCTGATGCTGTTGTCGAGAGTTGGGGAATGCGGCGGAGGAGACGTAGAGGGTCGCGTTTTCAGATGCAAGACTTGCATGAAAGAGTTCTCATCGTTCCACGCTCTGGGAGTTCATCGCGTAAGCCACAAGAAGCCAGTTAGCAATAGCAGCGGCGAAGAACAGTTGGGAATCTTCATCAAGAAGAAGACCAAGAAGACGGGGTGGCATCATCGTTGTTCGATATGTGGCCTGGAGTTTGAGATGGGACAGGCTCTTGGGGGTCACATGAGGAAGCACTGGAACAAGGAAGACTCTGGCGGGGCGTTGATTACACACTCTTTTTTCCCGGAGGCGGCGATGACTAGGACTTTGAAGGAAACGAGTAAAGAGAAGGGAGTTGCGTGTTTGGAACCGGGATCAGATTCGATAGAGGGTATCAATTTGAAGTTAGAATTGGGAAGAACGATGTACtga